CTGGTGAGAGCCGTTAGAGGGCCAAAAAGCTGTGAGCCATGCAAGAACTGCTTAAAAATTTCCTGCTGTTGCAGCAGTATCTACCATGGGGAGAAAGGAGCAGTTGAGAGCAACGGGTGTGGGTTAGGAGTTACAGAGAGCAGAATGGGTCGAATTCAATCACCAAGAAAAGAacttttgatttaaatcaatttccCCAGTAACACTCATTGGCATGTTTCCCAAAGAATGGCGCAAATCTGATCGCTCAGTGTCTAGAAGGGTTTTCTTTGTGTACTTTGTGCAGTTTTTGTAGTTAACTTGATTTTCATTAATTTAGGAAATCCGCCATAACACCCGTTGTTACCTGTGATAAACTGCAAATGCACAAACAGCACGTTAGGAATAGTGAAGACTAAATCACGTACACAAATTCAAATATACTTACACAGTAGGTTTCATTCCTGGGCAAACAAGCGTAAGGCAgcaccaggtgggggaggggccctgccacctccggtcctggctgtgcctggctcactgtTCCTGTGACTGGTGGGCAGCCCAGCGCCCGGCGCAgcagcgctgatcagtttcccagctcccgcaagcagaggagagccgggagccaggctggtgcctcgtgcccagctccctgccactctcaaTTTCAACTCGGTTTATTTCAAGAAACACGTAAGTTGAATTTGCGTAAGTCGGATCTACTGGGTCAAACAATCTATTTAAATGTCACAAACGTTTCGCATTTGCAAGTGCAGCCGTCTTCTGAGTTGGAGGTTGGTGGCTGACAttaaccttttttcccccctagttTCAATTTTTATTAACTTTCACAGACGTCACAACattaatttttggtgtctttAAACCTTCTATAACTAACTGGTGTCTTCCCCACTCTTGCTGGCATTTGGATCCAAAGGCAGGAACTTTTCGGCTTGTAAAAGAGACAGATAAGGAGCGATATGGAAGAGAGCTGTAAAAACGCGACTAGGGTAGGAGAAACAAAGTGTGATTCAAAATTCACCTGCTGAGGACGACCTTGTTTAAATCAGCAAGTCAGATAGCTAGTATCCAAAAAGCTGTGGAAGGGCTGGCTAGGAAGGTCTAGGGCCTCCTGATGTCAGTTAACGCTTGTCTTCGTGTTATAGGGGTGTCTTGTCAAAAACCTGATTCAGTTCTGTGAAAGGTACTTGGCTTTGAACTAAAACCTTTCACTAAGCAATGTCAGCAAAGCTTGCCATGAGTGGATGAGGAGCTGATGAGCTGGCCGATCTCCAAAGCCATTCATCAGCACAGAGTTGTCATCAAATGGGCGAGCTCGAGACAGGccgggagggtggctgggagaggAGAACTAAAGAAAACAGGTGCCCCCGTGCAGCCAGGGAGCGACCACAGCAGCACCTCTGAGGCCCCTCTGAGTGATTTGATCGGAGGTAGATGATGTGCCAGTGTTAAGGCGCCAGGCAGAACGAGAAGCCCTGGCAGCAAGAGGCAGGAAGTGCTCCCTGAGCCAGTGATCGGCTCTTGGAaggtgctgcctggggctggaggccTTCCCCAGCTCTTGGTGTGGTCAGCTCCAGCTGTTGCTTTAGCGTATTGGGCTCTGCATAGGTGTGAGGggacgtgggctgggctgggctgggcttggcaGGAGGTGAGACCTGCTGTTCTAATGGCTCCTGCCATGAATCTGTGGCTCTGACCCATCCTCCCGTCCCGCAGGCGGAGGGGTATGCAGAAGGTGACACAACGCTCTATCACCGCTTCACTCTGATGGATTTCCTCAAGGCCCCCAACCCCGTGGATTTCCTCTCCAAGGCCAATGAGGTGAGTGCCCTGGGCCCATTGGGGTGTAGCTAGCCcctgggaacagagcagggacagTCCCCAGCTTGGGAGACAGGTGCCTGTGctggcctgggctctgccccctgccggaCACCTGCAGTGCCCCTAGCCGCATCCAGGCGCTTGTGGGTAGGACCCTGAGCCCTGAGGGGatgtggggcaaggaaagggctgctgagcctcaggcaggaagcagctgctgcctttTCCCCTCGGCTCCTCCGCAGATCACGCTGGGGGACGGCGAGCTGGAACGGCACAGCGCCACCACCGAGGAGCTGCGCCAGTGCTGCCAGGATATCCGTGTGCTGGGCCGCAAGGAGCTCAGGTAGGGGGAGCGCGCTGCCTCGGCTCGCGGagtctggcctggcctggggcgGCAGTTTCTAACTCACTGCCTCTGTGCAGGGCCCTGCTGAACTGGAGGACGAAGCTCCGGCGTTTCATGGCCAGGAAGCTGAAGGAACAGGCCAAGGAGCTGGATATCAGGTAGGAGAAGAAACGTGGCTTCCGgcgtccccagctgcaggacgCCCCCAGGGTGCTGTGGCACTGGGAGCActgtggctgggtggggtgggacaaAGTGACTCCTGTTGCCTGGCAGCTTGAGCTccggtgaggaggaggagggcggcgAGGAGGAGCCTGAGAAGAGGACGGGAGCAGCTGAGGACGGAGCCgcggtagaggaggaggaggaagagatggagCTGAAACTGGCAGAGCTGAAGGCAGAGGAGGTAGCAGAGCTGAGGAGGtgagagctgccagccctggggtgggctggTTGGGGCAGAGCTTGCGGGTCTGTGTGGTTTGGAGAGGAGCTGGGCAAAGCTGGGCCCTGAGCTTCTGCCATGCGACAGGCACGtgatgagctgggctgggctgaggcgTCCAGTTCTCGGGGTGTTGCAGGGtctctccctggctccccaagggCACCTCAGGAACTCCCTGGAACCGAGGTgctccccacctgcctcttccctttGTCTTGTCTCCCTGCCACCCTCCTGGCCCATCTCGAGGACCCAGTTCCTTTGGTCTCAGGCCCCCAGCGGGGCTCAGGCACTCGCCTGCCCCACTGTGTGAGGGGAGCAGAGGccctgagcagagctgggaatggaactcACGAATCCTGCCAGCCAGGCCTTCTCTGACCCCTCAAGAGACCCGACTCCATGTGTCCCtgaagcagctggagctccctgccagGTGGCACCGACGCTGCCTCTCAGGCACTGCTCTAGCCGGACCACCCAGCACTGGGCCCTCGTGGTTGAGGTCGTTGACTCCTGCCACATGGCTGCGCAGCGTGGCCCTGCGGTGCGGGAAATCCAGGGGCGATGGGACAGGCCTGCTgggaagcaggctggggcagcaggctcCCGTCAGCAGCTGTGGGGTGCTGGCTGCCGTGTGACACCTCCCCCATGGGGATCCcccaggaagaagaagaagatccTGAAGGAGCAGCGGAAGCAGCGCGAGCGCATCGAGCTGAAAATGGACCTGCCGGGCGTCTCCATTGCCGACGAGGGGGAGACGGGCATGTTCTCCCTCCGCGCCATCGGCAGGGCCCAggtgaggaggaggcaggggcagcagcggGCTCCCCACCTGCGTGCTGGCCAGTGtctgctgggggctggcaggtgtgtgggcagcctggggtgcagcaggaggaggtATAGGAGGGGCTGGAAATGGTGAGGTCCCAGGCCCTCACACAGGGCcaggagagtggcgggggggggacacTAGGGGGTGCTGGCGAGGGCAGGCCAGGAGATCAGCTTGCCAAAGAGGGGACTGGAGAGGTGGAAAAGGAGGCAGGAAGAGCCCAGGTCCTTGAGCCTGGCTGCTGATGCTCACTCCCTGGTTCTCAGCTGCTGAACGAGGTGGCCAGAGGGGACATGGCCTCTGCGGACGCTTTCCTGGAGGCGCCGCCCGAGGACGACGACGTGGCCCTCTCAGATCAGGATGGTGGAGATGACGTGTCTCTGGCCAGCGACCTGGGCTCAGATGAACTGGCCGACGTGGAAGAGTGGCAGGGGCGTCTGCAGGAAGCCAAGCGGAAGCTGGCCCCAAAGAGGTCAGAGACACCGTGGGGAGGGGTCACTCGTTCAGGGGCATCCTGGCAGCTGTTGGAGCCCCTTGGCCATGGGTAGGGTCCTACCACCTTCTGGCTGTGAAAGCTGCGTCACAGACCATGGAAGCTGCTCTCCCCACGAAAGCTgctcttgtgtgtgtttgtgccctGCACTGAGCAGCATTTGTCAAGCTGGGGATCATGGTGTTTCTGCCACTCTTCgtgtgttgccttcagagctgggtggtggAGCGTGGTGGCTGTTTGCTGAAAGcagcacccccaccagcagcagcacaaaatcaAGGGTGTCATGGGCTTCATCTTTTGGAATACACGATCCTGCTTCATTACGCGCTGTGAAATTCCAGCATGTGAAGCCAGGGGCTGCTGTGAGCGGCTGTGGGGGTGACCAGCCATATTGCCTGGTCCTTAACCCTTGCAGCTCCGTCATTTTCAGGGCTGTAGCTATATTAAATGCTCCTCCCTTCCACGTCGAGCACAGTGACCCtgctgggtccctgccctggcGCTGAGCGCTCCTGGCCGGCTGTGTTGCAGAGGGACCTTCCAGCAAGCggcggaggaggtgggggaggagaatcccctgctggtgcccctggAGGAGAAGGCGGTACTGGAGGAGAGACAGACTAGCCTGTGGTTCGGGAAGGTGAGTGCCTGCACTGGCCctgggtggggctgctccagtgccctctgctggctgggaCAGTCTGCTTGCTGTGGCTTGTGAGTCTCCCCACTCGGGCTGTGGGGATCCCATGTATGAGGGGAGTGAGGAGTCCAGCAAGATCAGCCCACGTGCGGGGCTCTGAATCCTGGCCCCAAACAGCCATTCACCCCTTTCTCCTGCTGCCACCCATGTCTCCCTCTGCACGTCCTGCTGCTCCCGCTGCCTGCGTGTTTGCTGCTGCCCGTTTGCCCTCCTACCCCCCACCACCATCCACATCCCCTTCCGCTCTCCAGCCAGCTCCATTCCGCCCCGTGACCAACTACCCCCATCCTAGGAAGCCTTTGCCGGCATCGAGGACGATGCAGACGAAGCCCTGGAGATCAGCCAGGCACAGGTGCTGTCCCAGaggagggagctgcagccaggtgaGAGAcgggctgtgctgtggggcatGGAGCCCGCTGTCCCTGGGGGTGGCACCCTTGGGAGCCAAGCCttgccaggagctgggcctgGTGTGCAGGCAGGAAGTGGGCACATGGTCCCAGAAAGGCCAACagtcccaggccccagccagctctgcaaccCACTGAAGTGGGGGAGGCTGTTGACAGGCTAGGCCATGGCCCAGCAAAGCAGGGCAGGGCGTGGGCTCCCCTGGAAGGcggcaggctggccgtgtggctggggTCCCTGGGACTCTGCGatgctgctcctgcctgcaagAGCTCCCTTGGGTGCCCCCAGTGCCCTCACCTCACACACGGTCTGGCTCCTCTCCCCCAGGGGAtgtgagggggaaggggcagaagacCCAGGTCCTGTCCCAGGCCGGAGCCGCGGCTGTGGGGGCCAGTCCCAGTGAAGCCCAGGACCGGGGGAGCAGCGAGGAGGaggacacaggcagcagcagcgaggaggagaggtgagagccagacagggctggctggggggagtggggagctgcccCTTGCTCGGGGAGGGTGTTGCATGAGCAGCAGTGAccgcttccccctccccccagggagaAGCCGCAGGAGGGGAGGAAGCGAACGCTGGCTGAGGCGGGCGGCTTCGAGGTGGTGCCCATCGAGGACCCAGgtgaggtggagggaggggtgtgtgcaggGCTGTGTGGCCATGCTGGGATGTTTGCGCCCCGGACACCAGCTTGGGtttcggggggggcgggggtggcacaTTAGCCCAGCGGGGGTGCGGGGTACCTGGTCACAGAGGCTGTCTGTTTGGAGTGGCCAGGGGGACCATCGTAGCCTGAGCCCTAACTTGCCTGGCTCCCCCAGTGAAGAGAGCCCAGGTCCTGGACGCAGAGGGGTTGGTGCTGGGGTCGGTCATCGCCACCTCCAGCAAGGCCAAGCGGGACCTGATCGATGACTCCTTCAACAGGTATCAGGGCGACAGCTggctccctgggcagccaggggatgggggggtgggcacAGGGATGTGGGGCGGCCGGCTGCCTGGGGTGGGCACAGG
The sequence above is a segment of the Carettochelys insculpta isolate YL-2023 chromosome 28, ASM3395843v1, whole genome shotgun sequence genome. Coding sequences within it:
- the FTSJ3 gene encoding pre-rRNA 2'-O-ribose RNA methyltransferase FTSJ3, translating into MGKKGKVGKSRRDKFYRLAKETGFRSRSSFKLIQLNRKFQFLPKSRALLDLCAAPGGWLQVASKFMPVSSLIIGVDLVPIKPIPNVVTLQEDITTEKCRQALRKELQTWKVDVVLNDGAPNVGASWVHDAYSQASLTLMALKLACEFLSKGGWFITKVFRSRDYQPLLWIFQQFFHKVQATKPQASRNESAEIFVVCQGYLAPDKIDSKFFDPKFAFKEVEVQAKSVSELVTKKKPKAEGYAEGDTTLYHRFTLMDFLKAPNPVDFLSKANEITLGDGELERHSATTEELRQCCQDIRVLGRKELRALLNWRTKLRRFMARKLKEQAKELDISLSSGEEEEGGEEEPEKRTGAAEDGAAVEEEEEEMELKLAELKAEEVAELRRKKKKILKEQRKQRERIELKMDLPGVSIADEGETGMFSLRAIGRAQLLNEVARGDMASADAFLEAPPEDDDVALSDQDGGDDVSLASDLGSDELADVEEWQGRLQEAKRKLAPKRGTFQQAAEEVGEENPLLVPLEEKAVLEERQTSLWFGKEAFAGIEDDADEALEISQAQVLSQRRELQPGDVRGKGQKTQVLSQAGAAAVGASPSEAQDRGSSEEEDTGSSSEEEREKPQEGRKRTLAEAGGFEVVPIEDPVKRAQVLDAEGLVLGSVIATSSKAKRDLIDDSFNRYAFNEEEGELPEWFQQDEQQHRRKQLPLDRQAVEEYRQRWCQINARPIKKVAEAKARKKRRMLKKMEQMRKKAEAVVSTVDISEREKVAQLRSIYKKAGLGKERREVTYLVAKKGVGRRVRRPAGVKGHFKVVDGRMKKDARARKGKEKPKQRRK